From one Brevibacterium sp. 'Marine' genomic stretch:
- a CDS encoding amino acid permease, with amino-acid sequence MDTHSPLDPVVGSDAYHEGGDFKRDMGFWGNLALGFTYLSPVVGVYATFAASMALAGPPAFWMLILAGAGQLLVATVFGEVVSQYPIAGGIYPWNKHLWGKKWGWMSGWIYMIAINVTIASVAYGAGPFLGALLGIEMSPIANVLLALFIILLATIANLCGTKFLANVAFVGFVVEIFATAAIGVWLLLTVRKHDLSVLFQDFRPADIQDQTPFALAFIGAAIMGIYLYYGFEANGDVAEEVRNPGRIIPKAMRMTIYVGGLASMFIALGLILAVGSFEDIINGTIPDPITVIFLEAFGPVGFKLVMAVVLVSFLSCTISLQAAASRLMYSMGRDNQLPFSHLLAKFSRTRAVPPYALIVAGAIPSAVILISLLSENALLAIISFASFGIYLAFASVVFASIRARVKGWKPSGEFTMGRWGWLISITALTYQIFAMIIVVWPVSDVPWYDAWIVGLMSLAVVGIGALYLFISHPERRGRIGGDATSFAHAVPETTKLG; translated from the coding sequence ATGGACACTCACTCACCACTCGACCCCGTTGTGGGCAGCGATGCTTACCACGAGGGCGGAGATTTCAAACGAGATATGGGATTCTGGGGCAACCTTGCCCTCGGATTCACCTATCTGTCGCCTGTCGTCGGCGTGTATGCGACTTTCGCCGCCTCAATGGCACTGGCCGGCCCGCCGGCATTCTGGATGCTGATCCTAGCCGGAGCCGGACAGCTTCTTGTGGCCACCGTCTTCGGCGAAGTGGTCTCCCAGTACCCGATCGCCGGCGGAATCTACCCCTGGAACAAACATCTGTGGGGGAAGAAGTGGGGGTGGATGAGCGGCTGGATCTACATGATCGCCATCAACGTCACCATCGCCTCGGTGGCCTACGGGGCCGGACCTTTCCTCGGTGCCCTCCTGGGCATCGAGATGTCCCCGATCGCAAACGTCCTGCTGGCGCTGTTCATCATTCTCCTCGCCACCATCGCCAACCTGTGCGGGACGAAGTTCCTCGCCAATGTCGCCTTCGTCGGCTTCGTCGTCGAGATCTTCGCGACCGCGGCGATCGGCGTATGGCTGCTGCTTACCGTACGCAAGCATGACCTTTCGGTTCTGTTCCAGGACTTCCGCCCGGCAGATATTCAGGATCAGACGCCCTTCGCGCTCGCTTTCATCGGTGCCGCGATCATGGGCATCTACCTCTACTACGGCTTCGAAGCCAATGGCGACGTCGCCGAGGAGGTGCGCAACCCCGGTCGAATAATCCCCAAGGCGATGCGGATGACGATCTACGTCGGCGGCCTCGCTTCGATGTTCATCGCGCTCGGCCTGATTCTGGCCGTGGGCAGCTTCGAGGACATCATCAACGGGACGATCCCGGACCCGATCACCGTCATCTTCCTCGAGGCGTTCGGCCCGGTGGGCTTCAAACTGGTGATGGCGGTCGTCCTCGTATCGTTCCTGTCCTGCACGATCTCCCTGCAGGCGGCCGCCTCGCGCCTGATGTACTCGATGGGTCGCGACAATCAGCTTCCGTTCTCGCATCTGCTGGCGAAATTCAGTCGGACTCGTGCAGTTCCTCCGTATGCTCTCATTGTCGCCGGTGCGATCCCGTCGGCCGTCATCCTCATCTCGCTGCTGAGCGAGAACGCGCTCCTGGCGATCATCTCCTTCGCCTCCTTCGGAATCTACCTGGCGTTCGCCTCTGTGGTGTTCGCTTCGATCAGGGCACGAGTGAAGGGATGGAAGCCCAGCGGAGAATTCACGATGGGCCGATGGGGCTGGCTGATTTCGATCACCGCTCTGACCTATCAGATCTTCGCCATGATCATCGTTGTGTGGCCGGTGTCGGATGTTCCCTGGTACGACGCGTGGATCGTGGGTCTCATGTCGTTGGCCGTCGTCGGAATCGGTGCACTGTACCTGTTCATCTCTCACCCCGAGCGCCGCGGGAGAATCGGGGGAGACGCCACTTCGTTCGCGCATGCGGTACCCGAGACGACGAAGCTCGGCTGA
- a CDS encoding cache domain-containing protein encodes MTNATVRDAAREISAWADGLFHGLEDLERKLSAHLTADFAGEPPFEVGRKARAALGVDVADFLGAHSGFDGAGLIFKLDLLEPSTARIEWWITDGDDIARRDFILDRSSDRFYDYEYLEWFEGGFNAGTRTLAGPYIDHLGVDDYIVTLTVPCHVGDRRVGVAGIDILMNDVESQLIRMLAPLGHGAALLSRHNQVLVGNSGELSTGVRIAVMPPGFSRLPLEVAGVDLSLLYRDDES; translated from the coding sequence ATGACCAACGCGACAGTGCGTGACGCAGCACGTGAGATCTCGGCCTGGGCAGATGGCTTGTTCCACGGACTCGAGGATCTCGAAAGGAAGCTCAGCGCCCATCTCACCGCGGACTTCGCTGGGGAACCGCCGTTCGAGGTCGGACGGAAGGCTCGCGCCGCCCTGGGCGTCGATGTCGCTGATTTCCTTGGAGCTCATTCCGGTTTCGACGGTGCCGGGCTCATCTTCAAGCTCGATCTTCTCGAGCCGTCAACGGCACGAATCGAATGGTGGATCACCGACGGCGATGACATCGCGCGCAGAGATTTCATCCTCGATCGCAGCTCGGACCGATTCTATGACTATGAATACCTCGAGTGGTTCGAAGGCGGCTTCAACGCCGGGACGAGGACCCTGGCAGGCCCGTATATCGATCACCTCGGGGTTGATGACTATATCGTCACGCTCACCGTTCCGTGCCACGTCGGCGACCGCAGGGTCGGGGTAGCAGGAATCGACATCCTCATGAATGACGTCGAATCGCAGCTGATTCGGATGCTTGCACCACTCGGTCATGGGGCAGCGCTGCTCAGCCGACACAATCAGGTCCTCGTCGGAAACTCGGGAGAGCTGAGCACCGGGGTGCGCATCGCCGTGATGCCTCCGGGATTTTCGCGGCTTCCGCTGGAGGTGGCGGGTGTGGATCTCAGTCTGCTCTATCGCGACGACGAGAGCTGA
- a CDS encoding FCD domain-containing protein produces MSQAFRYVLASHGSSGPFGYGDALADQIVSAISLGSISVGERLPAEIELAGEFNVAVATLRKSLALLRDKGIVETRRGRGGGTFIVRVPFPSDEQISTYLASLSIVAYRDYGDEHTAIATGIARLACQRAHSQAISELRHAAQRLDEASTLAECSAADSRFHTQLGVVSQSPRLLRASMRLQSEILALKWSPAGAAAQKSEVLADNAEIVEAVAAHDIERAERAVEANIRKTVYSLIDVKLTIESNGADPLTVE; encoded by the coding sequence TTGAGCCAGGCATTCAGGTATGTGCTTGCTTCTCACGGATCAAGCGGACCGTTCGGCTATGGCGACGCCCTGGCAGATCAGATCGTCTCGGCGATCTCCCTCGGATCGATCTCCGTCGGCGAGCGCCTGCCTGCCGAGATCGAACTGGCTGGGGAATTCAATGTCGCCGTGGCGACATTGCGGAAGAGTCTTGCCCTGCTGCGAGACAAGGGCATCGTCGAGACTCGTCGTGGCCGCGGCGGTGGGACCTTCATCGTCAGGGTCCCTTTCCCCTCGGACGAACAGATCAGCACCTACCTTGCGAGCCTGTCGATCGTGGCCTACCGCGACTACGGCGATGAGCACACGGCCATCGCCACAGGCATTGCCCGCCTGGCCTGCCAACGAGCCCACTCGCAAGCCATCAGCGAACTCCGTCATGCCGCCCAGCGGCTCGACGAGGCATCGACTCTGGCAGAATGCTCGGCCGCCGATTCCCGATTCCATACTCAGCTGGGTGTCGTCTCCCAATCTCCGAGGCTGCTGCGCGCGTCCATGCGCCTGCAGAGTGAGATCCTGGCCCTGAAATGGTCCCCCGCCGGCGCTGCCGCTCAGAAGAGCGAAGTCCTAGCGGACAACGCCGAGATCGTCGAAGCTGTCGCCGCACACGATATCGAACGCGCCGAGCGTGCAGTCGAGGCCAATATCAGAAAGACCGTCTACAGTCTCATCGACGTTAAGCTGACCATTGAATCCAACGGTGCTGACCCACTGACTGTGGAGTAA
- a CDS encoding flavodoxin domain-containing protein: MNIVVLYGTESGNSELIAQDLSDKINADGQSAEVFDLQDFEPESITPESFYIVVCSTHGDGELPNTAQDFFEKFSTFEGDLTGVRYAMFGLGDSFYEETYSQGSEHIDRRFTELGAERVGEYGRHDASSWDLPSDVALEWLPAVVAAADA, translated from the coding sequence ATGAACATCGTCGTCCTCTATGGAACCGAGTCGGGAAACTCCGAGCTCATCGCTCAGGACCTCTCGGACAAGATCAATGCCGATGGACAGTCCGCCGAAGTCTTCGATCTGCAGGACTTCGAACCTGAGTCCATCACACCGGAGAGCTTCTACATCGTCGTGTGCTCAACACACGGCGACGGCGAACTGCCGAACACCGCGCAGGACTTCTTCGAGAAGTTCTCGACGTTCGAGGGAGACCTGACCGGAGTCCGCTACGCGATGTTCGGCCTCGGTGACAGTTTCTACGAAGAGACCTACTCCCAGGGCAGCGAGCACATCGACCGCCGCTTCACCGAACTCGGCGCAGAACGGGTCGGCGAGTACGGCCGCCACGACGCGTCTTCCTGGGATCTGCCGAGCGATGTCGCTCTCGAGTGGCTGCCTGCAGTCGTCGCCGCTGCCGACGCCTGA
- a CDS encoding FAD-dependent oxidoreductase, with protein sequence MNAQTPRRIAVVGSGPGGCFTAQALRRHWKDTEITIFDRLAAPYGLIRYGVAADHQHTKAVTRQFDRNFGSDDFRFAGNVEVGSDISLAELKGVFDIVVLATGRWRDRALTVPGSHLDGVLVSGDIVNALNTVPRPNLPMPAIGERVVVVGAGNVALDIVRFLIKTASDYVDSDVSPEALGTYLERPAREITVLSRSPIASAKADVAMVRELGKIPGVAFSVANSSSAAEDNTLGLKREAAFADLTAIEPDEARAQVRFVFGATPSRIVGTDHVESVHLAEAPAGVTGSIRADTVISAIGFDVNAPGHWHYAEEYDFAPSDGPGRLECGLYRAGWLKRGPVGAIPANRADAHQVAKEIIADVESGRCPVEDDPGGFEALPESVRAQAVSFADWQQIDAAEVANAEPARTRTKFRTHAEMLEAVEDLRTNGSTAPQTAPTHSMVKGQS encoded by the coding sequence ATGAATGCCCAGACACCTCGCCGCATCGCGGTCGTCGGGAGCGGGCCCGGAGGATGCTTCACTGCCCAGGCGCTCAGACGGCACTGGAAAGATACAGAGATCACGATTTTCGATCGACTCGCAGCGCCGTACGGACTGATCCGCTATGGAGTCGCCGCCGATCATCAGCACACGAAAGCCGTGACTCGGCAGTTCGATCGCAATTTCGGATCCGATGACTTCCGCTTCGCCGGAAATGTCGAAGTCGGAAGCGACATCAGTCTCGCTGAACTCAAAGGCGTGTTCGACATCGTCGTCCTTGCCACGGGACGCTGGCGCGATCGTGCATTAACGGTCCCGGGCTCCCACTTGGATGGAGTTCTGGTCTCCGGCGACATCGTCAACGCGCTCAACACCGTGCCCCGTCCGAATCTGCCGATGCCAGCGATCGGCGAACGAGTCGTCGTCGTCGGAGCCGGCAATGTCGCTCTCGATATAGTGCGCTTCCTCATCAAGACCGCTTCGGACTATGTCGACAGCGACGTCAGCCCAGAGGCGCTCGGCACTTATCTCGAAAGACCCGCCCGCGAGATCACGGTGCTCAGTCGTTCTCCGATCGCTTCAGCCAAGGCCGATGTGGCGATGGTGCGCGAACTCGGAAAGATCCCAGGCGTCGCCTTCTCGGTCGCCAATTCCTCGTCTGCGGCCGAAGACAATACTCTCGGCCTCAAACGCGAGGCGGCTTTCGCAGACCTCACGGCCATCGAACCCGATGAGGCCCGGGCGCAGGTCCGCTTCGTCTTCGGTGCCACTCCTTCTCGCATCGTGGGCACAGACCATGTCGAGTCGGTTCACCTCGCAGAGGCTCCCGCCGGAGTGACGGGCTCCATTCGTGCCGACACCGTCATCTCGGCCATCGGCTTCGACGTCAACGCGCCAGGCCACTGGCACTATGCAGAAGAATACGACTTCGCCCCGTCTGACGGACCCGGACGGCTCGAGTGCGGACTCTACCGCGCAGGCTGGCTCAAGCGCGGCCCGGTAGGAGCGATCCCGGCCAATCGGGCCGACGCTCACCAGGTCGCGAAGGAGATCATCGCCGATGTCGAGTCCGGCAGGTGCCCGGTCGAAGACGACCCCGGCGGCTTCGAAGCTCTGCCAGAATCAGTTCGCGCACAGGCTGTGAGCTTCGCCGATTGGCAGCAGATCGATGCAGCCGAAGTCGCCAATGCCGAACCGGCGCGAACCCGCACGAAATTCAGAACCCATGCCGAGATGCTCGAAGCAGTCGAGGATCTCAGAACGAACGGCAGTACCGCCCCACAGACCGCACCTACGCACTCAATGGTGAAAGGACAGTCATGA
- a CDS encoding cytochrome P450: MTTTVDTAEIPYLDISDPAFAMASEQVRNAREQSWIAKTNYGFAVLRYDEVAALLKDQKLSQGSARWPEHHGVHSGAFHEWWSKNLLVLESDEHHRIRRLLNPAFSPSMARKLEPEFAEIAEDLIADFAHKGECDFVRDFAEPFATRALCAMMGLDHKHWPFIASRANTVGYALSVEVKEKIDEVDQAVRELYAFVEDLIEERRAEPGQDVVSRLVQFSESGDKLDAEELRNALVLMLFGGMDTTRNQLGLAIQTFIRNPDQWENLAQQPELAKSALEEVLRVNPTTRWVTREVIEDFEFQGVHFEAGTTVHLFTHSSGTDERAYPDPNIDITAEDRKPHFTFGGGIHHCLGHYIARADMSQALPLLAARITNLACPGGDSWLPDSGNTGPISLPLTFDVRS, encoded by the coding sequence ATGACCACCACGGTCGATACAGCAGAGATTCCGTATCTGGATATCTCAGATCCGGCCTTTGCTATGGCCTCCGAGCAGGTGCGGAACGCACGAGAGCAGTCATGGATCGCTAAGACCAACTATGGTTTTGCCGTCCTGCGCTATGACGAGGTCGCTGCACTGCTCAAAGATCAGAAGCTGTCGCAGGGCAGCGCGCGGTGGCCTGAACACCACGGGGTCCACTCGGGCGCGTTCCACGAGTGGTGGAGCAAGAATCTGCTCGTCCTTGAAAGTGATGAGCACCACCGAATCCGGCGGCTGCTCAACCCCGCGTTCTCGCCCTCGATGGCGCGCAAGCTCGAGCCGGAGTTCGCCGAGATCGCCGAGGATCTCATTGCCGACTTCGCGCACAAGGGCGAATGCGATTTCGTGCGCGATTTCGCTGAACCCTTCGCGACACGGGCACTGTGCGCGATGATGGGTCTTGACCACAAACACTGGCCGTTCATCGCCTCCCGCGCGAACACTGTCGGCTACGCTCTGTCGGTCGAAGTCAAGGAGAAGATCGACGAAGTCGACCAGGCTGTTCGCGAACTGTATGCCTTTGTCGAAGACCTCATCGAAGAACGTCGCGCCGAGCCCGGTCAGGACGTCGTGTCGCGACTGGTCCAATTCAGCGAATCGGGAGACAAGCTGGATGCCGAAGAGCTCAGAAATGCGCTGGTGCTCATGCTCTTCGGCGGTATGGACACCACACGCAATCAGCTCGGCCTGGCAATCCAGACATTCATCCGGAATCCGGATCAGTGGGAGAACCTGGCGCAGCAGCCTGAGCTGGCCAAGTCTGCGCTCGAGGAAGTGCTGCGCGTCAATCCGACGACCAGGTGGGTGACGCGGGAAGTCATCGAGGACTTCGAGTTCCAAGGAGTGCACTTCGAAGCCGGCACCACGGTGCATCTTTTCACTCACAGTTCCGGGACCGATGAACGCGCTTACCCCGATCCGAACATCGACATCACGGCTGAAGACAGGAAGCCCCATTTCACTTTCGGCGGCGGAATCCATCACTGCCTGGGTCACTACATCGCCCGGGCCGATATGAGTCAGGCGCTGCCTCTGCTGGCAGCCAGGATCACCAATCTCGCCTGCCCCGGCGGCGACTCCTGGCTGCCGGACTCCGGCAACACCGGACCGATCAGTCTGCCGCTGACGTTCGACGTCCGCAGCTGA
- a CDS encoding glutamine synthetase family protein, whose amino-acid sequence MTITTPPTAEDPCVQEILRRRDSAETNLADAFKSSIQDDLLDNSALERHHSANMDNDTVEKIKEKIERSGVEYLYYMVPTLRSRTVAKMVPAKHIVRNLDKGVNFTRNALMDFQNDVFGNPIGADIRSKEFVAMPEPDSFNQLPWDKSIGRIFCSTYEPDHLGEIAGRPNFHDSRAHMKRTHQLLKDHFGLTMKSGTEPEMVWVGESIKPNTIPGYNPAYQVEYLEGMRPIYKRVHEYADALGFDMIEGDYEDKGQIELNWNFDEIERTADRLVTYRQICSQVAREFDVEASFMPKPFIGEMGAGCHHNISLWDESGRNTFEDDGVKDLHLSQIGRWVVGGIIKNAPAMMLIFASTVNSYKRFWDPGQFAPATADWGLDDRASMIRISSKGRAEVRVPDASVNPYLSHALLAAAAADGIGNQVEPPEAGAQGIALPRTLGDAVEAFRDNEFIRTALPPQLADTYLEMKENEWAQYCGALTQWEFDQYWQAIP is encoded by the coding sequence ATGACGATCACAACCCCGCCCACCGCTGAGGATCCTTGCGTGCAGGAGATCCTGCGCCGGAGAGATTCGGCCGAAACGAACCTCGCCGACGCGTTCAAGTCCTCGATTCAGGACGACCTCCTCGACAACAGCGCTCTCGAGCGTCACCACTCGGCGAACATGGACAATGACACTGTCGAGAAGATCAAAGAGAAGATTGAGCGTTCGGGCGTCGAATACCTCTACTACATGGTTCCGACGCTGCGTTCGCGCACCGTTGCGAAGATGGTCCCGGCGAAGCACATCGTGCGCAATCTCGACAAAGGCGTGAACTTCACGAGAAACGCGCTCATGGACTTCCAGAACGATGTGTTCGGAAATCCCATCGGCGCGGACATCCGCTCGAAGGAATTCGTCGCCATGCCCGAGCCCGACTCGTTCAACCAGCTCCCCTGGGACAAGTCGATCGGTCGGATCTTCTGCTCGACCTACGAGCCGGACCACCTCGGCGAGATTGCGGGGCGCCCCAACTTCCATGATTCCCGCGCCCATATGAAGCGCACACACCAGCTGCTCAAAGACCACTTCGGGCTGACGATGAAATCCGGCACCGAACCGGAGATGGTGTGGGTCGGCGAATCGATCAAACCGAACACGATTCCGGGATACAACCCCGCCTATCAGGTCGAATACCTCGAAGGCATGCGCCCCATCTACAAGCGCGTTCACGAATACGCCGACGCCCTCGGCTTCGACATGATCGAAGGCGACTACGAGGACAAGGGGCAGATCGAACTCAACTGGAACTTCGACGAGATCGAGCGTACAGCGGACCGGTTGGTCACCTATCGGCAGATCTGCTCGCAGGTCGCCCGCGAATTCGATGTCGAAGCCTCATTCATGCCCAAGCCCTTTATCGGTGAGATGGGCGCAGGCTGCCACCACAACATCTCCCTGTGGGACGAAAGCGGCCGCAACACCTTCGAAGACGACGGAGTCAAAGACCTCCACCTCTCGCAGATCGGACGCTGGGTCGTCGGCGGCATAATCAAGAACGCTCCTGCCATGATGCTCATCTTCGCGTCCACGGTGAACTCGTACAAACGCTTCTGGGATCCGGGCCAATTCGCTCCGGCAACCGCCGACTGGGGATTGGACGATCGCGCTTCGATGATCCGGATCTCCTCGAAAGGACGCGCCGAGGTGCGGGTTCCCGACGCCTCGGTCAACCCCTACCTCTCCCACGCGCTGCTGGCTGCCGCGGCAGCCGACGGGATCGGCAACCAGGTCGAACCGCCGGAGGCCGGCGCGCAGGGAATCGCCCTGCCGCGCACGCTCGGCGACGCCGTCGAGGCGTTCCGCGACAACGAGTTCATCCGCACAGCGCTGCCTCCTCAGCTCGCCGACACGTACCTCGAGATGAAAGAGAACGAATGGGCGCAGTACTGCGGCGCGCTCACGCAGTGGGAATTCGACCAGTACTGGCAGGCTATCCCGTGA
- a CDS encoding ABC transporter substrate-binding protein, with protein MSGVLRLACIDSAAAPLFDKSADGGVTRTGFEPDAAALVAEALGLRLEWHVVAWDAMIPAVQRGDADGVWCGQGIIPSRVAQLDFTRPYAVFNESVLVRVGDSARGPEDLRGYKVAAIDGSANMALAETFAGAELVPFGPSDDVFSDMIQAVRDRTVDAMVDDDVVTVPLGDEPEFDLAFTAQTRNPWGVGVSKERPELLERLDAGIRQVIEDGSLERVWTEWMPHLPFPVETLTAGQPTTSATTAEGAEV; from the coding sequence GTGAGCGGCGTGCTGCGCTTAGCGTGCATCGATTCGGCTGCGGCGCCCCTGTTCGACAAGTCCGCTGACGGCGGAGTGACCCGCACCGGCTTCGAACCCGACGCCGCCGCGCTGGTCGCCGAGGCACTCGGCCTCAGGCTCGAATGGCATGTGGTGGCATGGGACGCGATGATTCCGGCGGTTCAGCGCGGCGATGCCGACGGCGTGTGGTGCGGGCAGGGCATCATCCCCTCCCGGGTCGCTCAACTCGACTTCACCCGCCCCTACGCCGTGTTCAACGAATCCGTGCTGGTGCGTGTCGGTGATTCCGCACGGGGGCCCGAAGACCTGCGCGGGTACAAGGTCGCTGCGATCGACGGCAGCGCGAACATGGCACTGGCCGAGACGTTCGCCGGAGCCGAACTCGTGCCCTTCGGCCCCAGCGACGATGTCTTCAGTGACATGATCCAGGCGGTCAGGGACCGCACCGTCGACGCCATGGTCGACGACGACGTGGTCACCGTGCCGCTCGGCGACGAGCCGGAGTTCGATCTGGCCTTCACCGCTCAGACCCGGAACCCCTGGGGCGTCGGAGTGTCCAAGGAGCGACCGGAGCTGCTCGAACGACTCGACGCCGGGATCCGACAGGTCATCGAGGACGGTTCGCTCGAACGCGTGTGGACGGAATGGATGCCGCATCTTCCGTTCCCCGTCGAGACCCTCACCGCCGGGCAGCCGACGACGTCGGCGACGACTGCTGAAGGAGCCGAAGTATGA
- a CDS encoding gamma-glutamyl-gamma-aminobutyrate hydrolase family protein (Members of this family of hydrolases with an active site Cys residue belong to MEROPS family C26.), which produces MSERPLIGVPAMSSAKVNGLRYSGSVVADAVLRAIAAAGGEPVVVPPVLASGLLSRVDGIVLPGGSDIDPTRYGQQPDETYAGTDFADQDQADARAIAAAEEQGIPTLLICRGLQLWNVERGGSLHQHWSDSDVEHVDSVHSVEVAGGSRLSAALGISGAVDVSSYHHQAIDRLGDGLEITARAADGCIEAVEDSNHAIVAVQWHPEDRAETDPVDSALFTWVVAQAKERMHSRLGASV; this is translated from the coding sequence ATGAGCGAGCGGCCGTTGATCGGAGTCCCCGCGATGTCGTCGGCGAAGGTGAACGGCCTTCGCTATTCCGGCAGCGTCGTGGCCGACGCGGTGCTTCGCGCCATCGCGGCGGCCGGGGGCGAGCCGGTCGTCGTTCCCCCTGTCCTCGCCAGCGGTCTGCTCTCCCGTGTCGACGGGATCGTGCTTCCGGGCGGTTCGGACATCGATCCGACACGCTACGGACAGCAGCCCGATGAGACGTATGCCGGAACGGACTTCGCCGACCAAGACCAGGCCGATGCGAGAGCCATCGCGGCGGCCGAAGAACAGGGCATCCCCACCCTGCTCATCTGTCGCGGACTGCAGCTGTGGAATGTCGAACGCGGTGGCAGTCTCCACCAGCATTGGTCGGACTCCGACGTCGAACATGTCGATTCCGTCCACTCGGTCGAGGTGGCCGGGGGCTCCCGACTATCCGCAGCTCTCGGCATTTCCGGTGCGGTCGATGTCTCCAGCTATCATCATCAGGCCATCGACCGCCTCGGCGATGGGCTGGAAATCACCGCCCGCGCCGCGGACGGCTGCATCGAAGCCGTCGAGGATTCGAATCATGCGATCGTGGCGGTGCAATGGCACCCCGAGGATCGTGCGGAGACCGACCCCGTCGACAGCGCACTCTTCACCTGGGTGGTCGCTCAGGCGAAAGAGCGCATGCACAGTCGCCTCGGGGCGTCCGTCTGA
- a CDS encoding gamma-glutamyl-gamma-aminobutyrate hydrolase family protein (Members of this family of hydrolases with an active site Cys residue belong to MEROPS family C26.) has protein sequence MNPNVLTHDEVLRSAPAETADVEIAVVVQLNMPGQTEDSVALQRDLTVTVVDDLHRLGARVSIHDVGGDCGPDSDAVARADGILVLGGGDVDSQLYGHTGPVPNEYGKDRRADDREIAIIRTAIAEDSTLLALCRGSQLLNVACGGSLIPDLNPFDLHKGAPGEPLFIDETVALIPGTIVHDLYGQDELTVRNGHHQAVGRVGDGLRVAARAADGVVEATERIENSWILGVQWHPEENGADHHDRRVLFAAFLDQVRTRKAAALTV, from the coding sequence GTGAACCCGAACGTCCTCACCCACGATGAGGTGCTGCGGTCCGCACCCGCTGAGACAGCGGATGTCGAGATCGCGGTGGTTGTGCAGCTGAATATGCCCGGCCAGACCGAGGATTCGGTCGCCCTGCAGCGGGACCTCACCGTCACGGTCGTCGACGATCTGCACCGCCTCGGTGCGCGGGTGTCCATCCACGACGTCGGAGGCGACTGTGGACCGGACTCGGATGCCGTTGCTCGAGCCGACGGCATCCTCGTGCTCGGCGGAGGCGATGTCGATTCCCAGCTGTACGGGCACACCGGGCCGGTGCCGAACGAATACGGCAAGGACCGGCGGGCCGATGATCGGGAGATCGCGATCATCCGGACCGCGATCGCCGAAGATTCCACTCTGCTGGCGCTCTGCCGTGGCTCGCAGCTGCTCAACGTCGCATGCGGGGGATCGCTCATCCCCGACCTCAACCCCTTCGACCTGCACAAAGGCGCTCCGGGCGAGCCGCTGTTCATCGATGAGACCGTGGCGCTGATTCCCGGCACCATCGTCCACGACCTCTACGGGCAGGACGAACTCACGGTGCGCAACGGCCACCACCAAGCTGTCGGCCGAGTGGGGGACGGGCTGCGCGTGGCCGCACGGGCCGCCGACGGCGTCGTCGAAGCCACTGAACGGATCGAGAACTCCTGGATCCTCGGCGTCCAGTGGCATCCCGAGGAGAACGGCGCCGACCACCATGACCGCCGGGTCCTCTTCGCTGCCTTCCTCGATCAGGTGAGGACGCGGAAGGCGGCTGCGCTGACCGTGTGA
- a CDS encoding urease subunit gamma: MSRGVAVFLSLYEQERLMIYTAGKLALERKERGLKLNLPEATAIITSYLLEGARDGKSVADLMESGRHVLAKEDVMEGVPEMLTQVQVEATFPDGTKLVTVTGPLQ, translated from the coding sequence ATGTCACGGGGAGTAGCAGTGTTTCTCAGTCTGTATGAACAAGAGCGGTTGATGATCTACACCGCCGGAAAGCTTGCGCTCGAGCGCAAAGAGCGGGGTCTCAAACTCAACCTGCCCGAGGCGACCGCGATCATCACCTCGTACCTGCTCGAAGGAGCGCGCGACGGCAAATCCGTCGCCGACCTCATGGAATCCGGCCGCCACGTGCTGGCCAAAGAAGATGTCATGGAAGGGGTTCCCGAAATGCTCACACAGGTTCAGGTGGAGGCGACGTTCCCCGACGGAACGAAGCTCGTGACGGTGACGGGGCCGCTGCAATGA